From a region of the Rhodococcus sp. 4CII genome:
- a CDS encoding class I adenylate-forming enzyme family protein → MTGVESVHRDRAIALDRIAVDPPIDTLVGLLANRVATSPDREFLRFPEGSWTFGEIDDWTSRLAHRLVAEDGVRAGDRVAIMLPNVVQWPIAWLAILKAGCVAVPVNSSYQSADLEFVLRDSGARVLFTDAGHTPLVEEVRAANGDLGNVRIVDAGSRSELARYPADRPGAAVTGETLANLQYTSGTTGFPKACILTHDYWVRLGWICAGAAGLGFDDVVLTSQPFSYMDPQWNTSLCLTIGAPLVVLPRFSASGFMADVRRHRATFCYVLGSMPTLLFKQAPNPQDRDNDLRLVLCSAIPVALHAELEQRWGAPWREIFGMTESGVDLVSVPESIADVGSGRLGQPVPTKRVRVVDPQGGDVAEGESGELITSGRPMMLGYWNRPEDTAQVLRDGWLHTGDVAVHGAGGYRLVGRIKDMVRRGGENIASAEVERVLERDDTVVATAVVGVPDELFGEEVKAFVQLTSGTPESRATAERIVDGARKQLARFKVPRYIEFVADFPRTPSERVSKPALKARSAEHPGITYDLQPPRITGTGN, encoded by the coding sequence ATGACCGGAGTCGAATCAGTTCACCGGGACCGCGCGATCGCACTCGATCGCATCGCTGTGGACCCGCCGATCGACACCCTCGTCGGCCTGCTGGCGAACCGGGTCGCAACCTCGCCCGACCGCGAGTTTCTTAGGTTTCCGGAAGGGTCGTGGACCTTCGGCGAGATCGACGACTGGACCTCGCGCCTGGCGCACCGCCTGGTCGCCGAGGACGGGGTCCGCGCGGGCGACCGAGTCGCGATCATGCTGCCCAACGTCGTGCAGTGGCCGATCGCCTGGCTCGCGATCCTCAAGGCCGGCTGCGTCGCGGTGCCGGTGAACTCGTCGTACCAGAGCGCCGATCTCGAATTCGTGTTGCGGGACTCCGGCGCCCGGGTGTTGTTCACCGACGCCGGTCACACCCCGCTCGTCGAGGAGGTGCGTGCCGCGAACGGCGATTTGGGGAACGTGCGCATCGTCGACGCAGGGTCGCGCAGCGAGCTCGCGCGGTATCCGGCGGACAGGCCGGGGGCCGCCGTCACCGGCGAGACACTCGCGAACCTTCAGTACACCTCGGGGACAACGGGGTTCCCGAAGGCGTGCATACTGACCCACGACTACTGGGTCCGGCTGGGGTGGATCTGCGCCGGCGCGGCGGGACTCGGGTTCGACGATGTGGTGCTCACGTCGCAGCCGTTCTCGTACATGGACCCGCAGTGGAACACCTCGCTGTGCCTCACGATCGGCGCGCCGCTCGTGGTGCTGCCCCGATTTTCCGCGTCGGGTTTCATGGCGGACGTCCGGCGGCACCGGGCCACGTTCTGTTACGTGCTCGGCTCGATGCCCACGCTTCTGTTCAAGCAGGCGCCGAACCCGCAGGACCGCGACAACGACCTGCGCCTCGTGCTGTGCTCGGCGATCCCCGTCGCGCTGCACGCCGAGCTCGAACAGCGTTGGGGCGCACCGTGGCGGGAGATCTTCGGGATGACCGAGAGTGGGGTCGACCTGGTCAGCGTCCCCGAGAGCATCGCCGACGTCGGCAGCGGGCGGTTGGGGCAGCCGGTTCCCACCAAGCGGGTCCGGGTGGTCGATCCGCAGGGCGGGGACGTTGCCGAGGGCGAATCCGGCGAGCTCATCACGTCGGGCAGACCGATGATGCTCGGCTACTGGAACCGCCCCGAAGACACCGCGCAGGTCTTGCGCGACGGCTGGCTGCACACCGGCGATGTCGCGGTCCACGGGGCGGGCGGCTACCGCCTGGTGGGGCGGATCAAGGACATGGTCCGCCGCGGCGGGGAGAACATCGCGAGCGCCGAGGTCGAACGCGTCCTCGAGCGGGACGACACCGTCGTCGCGACAGCGGTGGTCGGCGTCCCGGACGAGCTGTTCGGCGAGGAGGTCAAGGCCTTCGTGCAGCTGACCTCCGGTACCCCGGAGAGCCGCGCGACCGCCGAACGGATCGTCGACGGAGCACGAAAACAGCTCGCGCGCTTCAAGGTTCCGCGCTACATCGAGTTTGTCGCCGATTTCCCGCGCACCCCGTCCGAGCGTGTGTCGAAGCCGGCACTGAAGGCGCGCTCCGCCGAGCATCCCGGCATCACCTACGACCTGCAGCCGCCGCGTATCACCGGCACCGGCAACTGA
- a CDS encoding enoyl-CoA hydratase/isomerase family protein, translating into MTDNYLDVHIDHDVAVLTLNRPAKLNVVDVATRVLLAQTIRRLGTGEIVRGIVLTGTGRAFSAGEDLQTVPTDYDEIREAFATFHDITRAILETKVPVIAAVNGIAVGGASEITLCCDSRIGSPRAEYYQPENHRGIIVSNASSFLLGRLVRNHAMRIILGSNRIDAGEALQIGLLDEIVPPASLVDRAVELIGQWNSDPRTTALHLGLLRPRPEDIEAAFAREDDAARQSWESGAFTEGIEGFWASKNAAPTAPAQSN; encoded by the coding sequence ATGACCGACAACTACCTGGACGTGCACATCGACCACGACGTCGCGGTGCTCACGCTGAATCGTCCCGCGAAGCTGAACGTGGTGGACGTGGCCACAAGGGTGCTGCTCGCGCAGACGATCCGCCGGTTAGGGACGGGCGAGATCGTGCGCGGGATCGTACTCACGGGCACCGGACGGGCCTTCTCCGCCGGTGAGGACCTGCAGACCGTGCCGACCGACTACGACGAGATCCGCGAGGCCTTCGCGACCTTCCACGACATCACCCGGGCGATTCTCGAGACGAAGGTCCCCGTGATCGCTGCCGTGAACGGGATCGCGGTCGGCGGCGCCTCGGAGATCACGCTGTGCTGCGACTCCCGGATCGGCTCCCCCCGGGCCGAGTACTACCAGCCGGAGAACCACCGCGGGATCATCGTCTCGAATGCCTCAAGCTTCCTGCTGGGCCGCCTGGTACGCAACCACGCGATGCGAATCATTCTGGGCTCGAACCGAATCGACGCGGGCGAGGCCCTGCAGATCGGGTTGCTCGACGAGATCGTGCCCCCGGCATCACTCGTGGACCGCGCGGTCGAGCTGATCGGACAGTGGAACTCCGATCCCCGTACCACCGCACTGCACCTGGGTCTGCTGCGGCCGCGCCCCGAAGACATCGAGGCTGCGTTCGCCCGTGAAGACGACGCCGCCCGCCAGTCGTGGGAGTCCGGTGCCTTCACCGAGGGCATCGAGGGCTTCTGGGCATCGAAGAACGCGGCGCCGACAGCGCCCGCGCAGAGCAACTGA
- a CDS encoding Zn-dependent alcohol dehydrogenase, which yields MITTEAALLTAVNEPLQFAEIQVDEPEPNEVRIAVSNVGLCHSDLHYMTGSVHADLPVVVGHEVAGIVETVGSAVTSLRPGDRVVGALTPSCGLCRNCAAGHSTQCQHVSRIRQRQRPAFQLPGGQAVERLGDIGAFSRHTLMRENSLVKLPDEVGLDVGCLLSCCIVTGIGAVFRGAQVRPGATVAVIGCGGVGSAIIQGARLAGASAIVAVDLDDVRLAAARTYGATHVVNGAADVPTEIRKVLGDGVDYSFEAVGSARTAATALSVLRATGTACLVGIAPDGTDLTVPASDFFFGEKRLIGSYMGSGQAHEDITQFARLYLQGRLLLDEMVSDVIPFGEVDKGFEAMKSGEVTRIVADLTV from the coding sequence ATGATAACCACCGAAGCAGCACTTCTCACCGCGGTCAACGAGCCGCTGCAATTCGCCGAGATCCAGGTCGACGAACCGGAACCCAATGAGGTCCGCATCGCGGTCTCCAATGTGGGCCTGTGCCACAGCGACCTGCACTACATGACCGGATCGGTGCACGCCGACCTGCCGGTGGTGGTCGGCCACGAGGTGGCGGGCATCGTCGAGACCGTCGGCTCGGCGGTGACCTCGTTGCGTCCGGGCGACCGCGTCGTCGGCGCCCTCACGCCCTCGTGCGGGTTGTGCCGCAACTGCGCGGCCGGGCACTCGACGCAGTGCCAGCACGTCTCTCGGATCCGGCAGCGGCAGCGTCCGGCGTTCCAGCTGCCGGGAGGCCAGGCCGTCGAGCGACTCGGCGACATCGGCGCGTTTTCACGCCACACCCTGATGCGGGAGAACTCGCTGGTGAAGTTGCCCGACGAGGTGGGGCTGGACGTCGGGTGCCTGCTGTCGTGCTGCATCGTCACCGGCATCGGGGCCGTCTTCCGCGGTGCGCAGGTACGCCCCGGTGCCACTGTGGCCGTGATCGGCTGCGGCGGTGTCGGTTCGGCCATCATCCAGGGCGCGCGGCTCGCCGGTGCCTCGGCGATCGTCGCCGTGGATCTCGACGACGTCCGGCTCGCGGCGGCACGCACATACGGTGCCACGCACGTCGTGAACGGCGCGGCCGACGTTCCCACCGAGATCCGGAAGGTGCTCGGCGACGGGGTGGACTATTCGTTCGAGGCCGTCGGTTCCGCGCGCACCGCGGCAACCGCGCTGTCGGTCCTGCGCGCCACGGGGACCGCCTGCCTGGTGGGCATCGCACCCGACGGCACCGACCTCACCGTCCCGGCGTCGGACTTCTTCTTCGGTGAGAAGCGCCTCATCGGCTCTTACATGGGCTCGGGCCAAGCGCACGAGGACATCACCCAGTTCGCGCGGCTGTATCTGCAGGGTCGCCTCCTGCTCGACGAGATGGTCAGTGACGTGATCCCGTTCGGCGAGGTCGACAAGGGCTTCGAGGCGATGAAGTCGGGCGAGGTGACCCGCATCGTCGCCGACCTCACCGTGTGA
- a CDS encoding aldehyde dehydrogenase, protein MSNTQLPQPINYIADEWSECAAIPDAWNLDPNTGRPVHRAVTTGPDDLERALRHAERSYGFERWDDAANEERAAVIERAADVVEARIEDIARTDALTSGVPIAKARMVAAFLPHRIRSAAAELRAIPRRTALDAGGRDVRLYKVPWGPAAILTPWNGPSFIPAAKTVSALAAGCPVILKPSEHAPSSAQIVVECFVKAGLPDGALQLVHGAGDVGAAITGDPRVKIVSFTGGPNAGRAIARAAAEDFKVLQLELGGNNPALVLDDADIDVAADGILDGMTKLNGQWCEGPGKVLAHKSLVGPLLDALLDRIARIDIGHSLDENTQLGPISNAPHFATLQSRIEGLRAHGATIHQPAQLPALEGFFLSPTVASGVGASVATAELFGPLVSLHAVDSDEDALRVANANPSGLDAYVFGGDVERAVEVGSRVLSGEVRVNGAKIADLGDGSAQSFWGASGIGGHAPGESVRVFCGDRVVGVDSPDLPL, encoded by the coding sequence ATGTCGAATACGCAACTGCCCCAGCCGATCAACTACATCGCGGACGAGTGGTCCGAGTGCGCGGCGATCCCGGACGCGTGGAATCTCGACCCCAATACCGGCCGGCCCGTCCACCGCGCCGTCACCACCGGCCCGGACGACCTCGAGCGCGCCCTGCGCCATGCCGAGCGCTCGTACGGCTTCGAACGCTGGGACGACGCGGCGAACGAGGAACGGGCGGCGGTCATCGAGCGTGCGGCCGACGTCGTCGAGGCCCGGATCGAGGACATCGCCCGCACCGATGCCCTCACCAGCGGCGTCCCGATCGCGAAGGCGCGGATGGTCGCGGCGTTCCTTCCGCACCGGATCCGTTCGGCGGCGGCGGAGCTGCGCGCCATCCCGCGCCGCACGGCGCTGGACGCCGGTGGCCGCGACGTGCGGCTGTACAAGGTCCCGTGGGGTCCCGCCGCCATCCTGACCCCGTGGAACGGGCCGAGTTTCATTCCCGCCGCGAAGACGGTGAGCGCCCTCGCCGCCGGCTGCCCGGTCATCCTCAAACCGTCGGAGCACGCGCCGAGCAGCGCCCAGATCGTCGTCGAGTGCTTCGTCAAGGCCGGGCTGCCCGACGGTGCGCTGCAACTCGTCCACGGCGCGGGAGACGTCGGCGCCGCGATCACCGGCGATCCCCGCGTGAAGATCGTCTCGTTCACCGGCGGCCCGAACGCGGGGCGCGCGATCGCCCGCGCGGCCGCGGAAGACTTCAAGGTTCTCCAACTCGAGCTCGGCGGCAACAACCCGGCCCTGGTGCTGGACGACGCCGACATCGACGTGGCCGCCGACGGAATCCTCGACGGGATGACCAAGCTCAACGGTCAGTGGTGTGAGGGGCCCGGAAAGGTGCTGGCGCACAAGAGCCTCGTCGGGCCGCTGCTCGACGCGCTGCTCGATCGCATCGCCCGCATCGACATCGGGCACTCGCTCGACGAGAACACCCAGCTGGGTCCGATCTCGAACGCTCCGCACTTCGCCACGCTGCAGAGCCGGATCGAAGGGTTGCGGGCCCACGGCGCGACAATCCATCAGCCCGCACAGCTACCCGCACTCGAAGGGTTCTTCCTGTCCCCCACAGTGGCTTCGGGAGTCGGTGCGTCGGTGGCGACCGCCGAGCTGTTCGGGCCACTTGTCAGCCTGCACGCCGTGGATTCCGACGAGGACGCACTGCGCGTTGCCAACGCAAACCCGTCGGGTCTGGACGCGTACGTGTTCGGCGGCGACGTGGAGCGCGCCGTCGAGGTCGGATCCCGGGTGCTGTCGGGCGAGGTACGCGTGAACGGCGCGAAGATCGCCGATCTCGGCGACGGTTCGGCTCAGAGCTTCTGGGGCGCTTCCGGAATCGGCGGCCACGCTCCCGGCGAGTCCGTCCGGGTGTTCTGCGGGGACCGCGTGGTCGGCGTCGATTCACCCGACCTTCCCCTGTAA
- a CDS encoding NAD(P)/FAD-dependent oxidoreductase encodes MNFPITSDTGIVDVIGVGAGFSGLYLSHRLTTAGWSFAGFEAGPSVGGTWFWNTYPGARCDVESIYYSYSFDEALQQEWTWSQRFAPQAEILSYINHVADRFDLRKHFTFDTRVVSATWNADDRLWEVKLDNGETRRGRYLVSGAGGLSTPKDFDVPGLGNFTGLQVSTSRWNISLDDLAGKRVAVIGTGSSGVQAIPLIAEVAEHVTVFQRTPNYVMPARNAELPPERVESIKSDYSAIREECRHSPGGIPDRPVADKAFDVSAEERQRRYEAAYERSGFQGVGAEFADLLTDVEANRTASEFLHDKIRAIVEDPATAELLVPRYHPLGAKRSVFGTDYYETYNRPNVSLVSLRDEPIETMTENAIVTSKGTYEADAVVLAIGFDAFTGPLYGLGLTGASGAKLQEAWHDGVRTYLGIMTADFPNFFMVGGPQSPALASNVVMTIEQAVDWIADLLEHARDAGATLVEATVEGQNDWVDISEETVAATLYATTDSWYRGSNVEGKPNTFMGYVGGVGKYRRMCTEIAKSGYPGIEIDGETESRHLGPIHREIS; translated from the coding sequence ATGAACTTCCCCATCACATCCGATACCGGGATCGTCGATGTCATCGGCGTCGGCGCCGGCTTTTCCGGTCTCTATCTCTCGCACCGGCTCACCACCGCCGGGTGGTCCTTCGCGGGATTCGAGGCCGGACCCAGCGTCGGCGGAACCTGGTTCTGGAACACCTATCCGGGCGCGCGCTGCGACGTCGAGAGCATCTACTACTCGTACTCGTTCGACGAGGCGCTCCAGCAGGAGTGGACGTGGAGCCAGCGCTTCGCGCCGCAGGCCGAGATCCTCAGCTACATCAACCATGTCGCCGACCGCTTCGACCTGCGCAAGCACTTCACGTTCGATACTCGCGTCGTCAGCGCGACGTGGAACGCGGACGACAGGCTGTGGGAGGTGAAACTGGACAACGGCGAGACGCGCCGCGGCCGCTACCTGGTCTCGGGCGCAGGCGGCCTCTCCACCCCCAAGGACTTCGACGTGCCGGGTCTCGGGAACTTCACCGGACTCCAGGTGTCCACCAGCCGGTGGAACATCTCGCTCGACGACCTCGCAGGTAAGCGCGTCGCCGTGATCGGCACCGGATCGTCCGGCGTGCAAGCCATCCCGTTGATCGCCGAGGTAGCCGAGCACGTCACGGTGTTCCAGCGCACCCCGAACTATGTGATGCCGGCCCGCAACGCCGAACTTCCCCCGGAGCGGGTCGAATCCATCAAGAGCGACTACTCGGCGATCCGGGAGGAATGCAGGCACTCGCCCGGCGGCATTCCCGACCGCCCGGTGGCAGACAAGGCCTTCGACGTCTCGGCCGAGGAGCGTCAGCGACGCTACGAGGCGGCCTACGAGCGCAGCGGGTTCCAGGGCGTCGGCGCCGAGTTCGCAGACCTCCTTACCGACGTCGAAGCGAACCGGACCGCGTCGGAATTCCTCCACGACAAGATTCGCGCGATCGTCGAGGATCCGGCCACCGCCGAGTTGCTGGTGCCCCGGTACCACCCGCTGGGCGCCAAGCGCAGCGTTTTCGGAACCGACTACTACGAGACCTACAACCGGCCGAACGTGTCGTTGGTGTCGCTGCGCGACGAGCCGATCGAGACGATGACCGAGAACGCGATCGTCACCTCGAAGGGCACCTACGAGGCGGACGCGGTGGTGCTCGCCATCGGGTTCGACGCCTTTACCGGCCCGCTGTACGGGCTCGGTCTCACGGGCGCGTCCGGCGCGAAGCTGCAGGAGGCCTGGCACGACGGTGTTCGCACGTACCTCGGGATCATGACCGCGGACTTCCCCAACTTCTTCATGGTGGGGGGCCCACAGAGCCCCGCGCTCGCCAGCAACGTGGTAATGACCATCGAACAGGCGGTGGACTGGATCGCCGACCTCCTCGAGCACGCTCGCGACGCCGGCGCGACGCTTGTCGAGGCCACAGTCGAGGGTCAGAACGACTGGGTGGACATCTCGGAGGAGACCGTCGCCGCCACCTTGTACGCCACCACCGACTCCTGGTACCGCGGCTCCAACGTCGAGGGCAAGCCCAACACGTTCATGGGCTACGTGGGTGGCGTCGGCAAGTACCGCCGGATGTGCACCGAGATCGCCAAGAGCGGCTACCCCGGCATCGAGATCGACGGCGAAACCGAGTCCCGCCACCTCGGCCCCATCCATCGGGAGATCTCATGA
- a CDS encoding hotdog domain-containing protein yields the protein MSKAVHRRYVAFSDAHYAGNLVDGAYALKLFGDVGTNLSIEIDGHEGLFAGYSSVEFLAPVRGGDVVEAEAELVKKGNRSRTVDFELRVICRGSDDTGRSQVLESPLVAVRARGTAVVPLDETE from the coding sequence ATGAGTAAGGCAGTCCACCGGCGTTACGTCGCCTTCTCCGACGCGCACTACGCGGGCAATCTGGTCGATGGCGCCTACGCCCTCAAGCTCTTCGGAGACGTCGGCACGAACCTGTCGATCGAGATCGACGGCCACGAGGGGCTGTTCGCCGGCTACTCCTCCGTCGAATTTCTCGCCCCGGTGCGCGGCGGCGACGTCGTCGAGGCCGAGGCCGAGCTGGTGAAGAAGGGCAACCGCAGTCGCACAGTCGACTTCGAGCTCCGGGTGATCTGCCGCGGCTCCGACGACACCGGCCGCTCTCAGGTCCTCGAGTCGCCCTTGGTCGCGGTGCGTGCTCGTGGCACCGCGGTCGTCCCCCTAGATGAGACGGAGTAA
- a CDS encoding FAD-binding oxidoreductase, with protein sequence MKLIHDTGWAAPPAAVEPPLTGDIDCDTVVVGGGGGGMSAALRLAEKGVDVVLLEAQTLGRGATSRNAGYITNSIAADPELLGFLLKRERLRNLYRYAENAVHFTEDVIAHHDIDCGYRSEGIVMAAVSKGQLRHARRNAKVMAEAGSSAEFVEGREAGLPDGFLGGVREGVGGTLNPGEFALGLRAATISSGVRVYEHTPARDVTDSGDGVTVETPHGRVRARKALLTTNAHTEGLSLAPKNLATPVWTSLVETEPVAPERLDEIGWTSRAPMVTLHMIIENYRVTPRGTIVFGTRRVQTGRNPLPDRTPARNVADDLVRGFRERFPGLRDIEPQQAWGGWIGMSSTWLPVAGEASDNVLYSLACNGHGFAQAQYVGHLLADRLGGAPLHDDLAAIWHGRKRFWPNLVSGPALHATWLADRASDRLAALTN encoded by the coding sequence ATGAAGCTGATTCACGACACCGGCTGGGCCGCACCGCCCGCCGCCGTCGAACCGCCCCTGACCGGTGACATCGACTGCGACACGGTCGTGGTCGGCGGCGGCGGGGGCGGCATGTCGGCCGCGCTCCGACTCGCCGAAAAGGGCGTCGACGTGGTGCTCCTCGAGGCACAGACCCTCGGCCGGGGCGCCACCTCCCGCAACGCGGGATACATCACGAACTCGATCGCCGCCGATCCGGAACTGCTGGGTTTTCTGCTGAAACGCGAGCGGTTGCGCAACCTGTACCGGTACGCCGAAAACGCGGTGCACTTCACCGAGGACGTCATCGCTCACCACGACATCGACTGCGGCTACCGGTCGGAGGGCATCGTGATGGCCGCCGTTTCCAAGGGGCAGCTGCGGCACGCGCGCCGCAACGCCAAGGTCATGGCCGAGGCCGGATCGTCGGCAGAATTCGTCGAGGGCCGGGAGGCCGGCCTCCCGGACGGCTTCCTCGGCGGAGTGCGCGAGGGCGTCGGGGGCACGCTCAACCCGGGCGAGTTCGCCCTCGGCCTGCGGGCCGCGACAATCTCGTCCGGCGTGCGCGTGTACGAACACACTCCGGCCCGCGACGTCACCGACTCCGGCGACGGGGTCACCGTCGAAACCCCGCATGGACGGGTCCGGGCTCGCAAGGCGCTGCTGACCACCAACGCCCACACCGAGGGTCTGTCCCTCGCGCCGAAGAACCTCGCCACCCCGGTGTGGACGTCCCTGGTCGAGACAGAACCCGTCGCACCCGAGCGACTCGACGAAATCGGCTGGACCAGCCGCGCCCCGATGGTCACGCTGCACATGATCATCGAGAACTACCGCGTCACCCCACGGGGCACCATCGTGTTCGGCACCCGCCGCGTACAGACCGGCCGGAACCCACTGCCGGACCGCACCCCGGCGCGGAACGTCGCCGACGACCTCGTCCGCGGATTCCGCGAGCGATTCCCGGGCCTGCGCGACATCGAGCCGCAGCAGGCATGGGGCGGCTGGATCGGCATGAGCTCCACGTGGCTCCCCGTCGCCGGTGAGGCGTCCGACAACGTGCTGTACTCGCTCGCCTGCAACGGCCACGGCTTCGCCCAGGCGCAGTACGTCGGCCACCTGCTGGCGGACCGGCTCGGCGGCGCGCCGCTGCACGACGACCTGGCGGCGATCTGGCACGGACGAAAGCGCTTCTGGCCCAACCTCGTCAGCGGCCCCGCATTGCACGCGACCTGGCTCGCCGACCGCGCCTCCGACCGGCTGGCAGCCCTCACGAATTGA
- a CDS encoding transporter — MSIKESLFAVADLWMIAVGFTYGIKFIRNYKNYLLGIEWIIVATSGSNFLIYGLIKAGHDSPMYAFAYFLDAFSRSVGITLILVLGLMKVTHRYKPSVTVDVGAFALAAVVGFLLSHFAEAIGTPGKIYYIVVNVLTTLFLIYFVKRLWDIRERGHAISAAVATACGFAIASIYDFVHIPGDDAEHTIFYIFALSTWGLQMFTYYRAYRAFDAHNKRVDAHAVKGSAPATA; from the coding sequence ATGTCCATCAAAGAATCGCTCTTCGCGGTCGCGGACCTGTGGATGATCGCCGTCGGATTCACCTACGGGATCAAGTTCATCCGGAATTACAAGAACTACCTGCTCGGCATCGAGTGGATCATCGTTGCGACGTCGGGTTCGAACTTCCTGATCTACGGCCTCATCAAGGCTGGTCACGACAGCCCGATGTACGCCTTCGCCTACTTCCTCGACGCCTTCTCCCGGTCCGTCGGCATCACGCTGATCCTGGTCCTCGGACTGATGAAGGTCACCCACCGATACAAGCCGTCCGTGACGGTGGACGTCGGCGCGTTCGCCCTCGCGGCCGTGGTGGGCTTTCTCCTCAGCCATTTCGCCGAGGCGATCGGCACCCCCGGCAAGATCTACTACATCGTGGTCAACGTGCTCACCACGCTGTTCCTGATCTACTTCGTCAAGCGCCTGTGGGACATTCGCGAGCGCGGGCACGCCATCTCGGCCGCCGTCGCCACCGCGTGCGGATTCGCCATCGCCTCGATCTACGACTTCGTCCACATCCCCGGCGACGACGCGGAGCACACGATCTTCTACATCTTCGCGCTGTCCACGTGGGGCCTGCAGATGTTCACGTACTACCGCGCCTACCGCGCGTTCGACGCCCACAACAAGCGCGTCGACGCCCACGCGGTCAAGGGCAGCGCGCCGGCCACGGCGTGA
- a CDS encoding NAD(P)/FAD-dependent oxidoreductase yields the protein MTTHEVHEETTEVVIVGAGMSGLMAATTLAPETDVVVLESTDRTGGRVETIRQGDYWINVGTQFTEGTGTLIDALDRHGIEMGSLAGKSIALHLNGGVVDTSNPVALMFRTRMTMMDRLGMAIVGARILAAMPFLESQSRIAQRVRAKLDTKLASYLLTGVRSELAAAVVRSWSAQWMGCEVDETAATQFVTSVGIALADPEKIPNFSLPVGGNQTLTDVLTEDLGGRIRLNSAVQTVRPDGEGVVVDYHDGDRPVRLRAKRAIVTAPADIAERIIPDLPQQHRNAFNDITYGRYVVVGFFTDEAGPQRWDDYIGVSTPQLSFQAMFNHAAAMRNGADRKPGGALACFAGGAQADALLDLSDDEIVSRFTKDLLAVFPELEGQLGDGIVRRHRRVVPFWAPGRKKSLPTLRDPLGNIYLAGDYQLDLPSLADAATSGERAANAVLESLSRR from the coding sequence ATGACAACGCACGAAGTGCACGAAGAAACCACCGAGGTCGTCATCGTCGGCGCCGGAATGTCGGGGCTGATGGCGGCCACCACGCTGGCGCCGGAGACCGACGTCGTTGTCCTCGAAAGCACCGATCGCACGGGTGGACGAGTCGAGACCATCCGGCAGGGCGACTACTGGATCAACGTCGGCACCCAGTTCACCGAGGGCACCGGCACGCTGATCGATGCCCTCGACCGGCACGGCATCGAGATGGGTTCCCTCGCGGGCAAGAGCATCGCACTGCACCTGAACGGCGGGGTGGTCGACACCTCGAATCCCGTTGCGCTGATGTTCCGCACGCGAATGACCATGATGGATCGTCTCGGGATGGCCATCGTCGGTGCCCGCATCCTCGCGGCCATGCCGTTCCTGGAGTCGCAGAGCCGCATCGCGCAACGGGTGCGCGCCAAACTCGACACCAAGCTGGCGTCATACCTACTCACAGGCGTCCGGTCGGAGCTGGCCGCCGCCGTCGTCCGGTCGTGGTCGGCGCAGTGGATGGGATGCGAGGTGGACGAGACGGCCGCCACCCAGTTCGTTACGTCGGTTGGCATCGCGCTGGCCGACCCGGAGAAGATTCCGAACTTCTCGCTGCCGGTCGGCGGCAATCAGACGTTGACCGACGTGCTGACGGAAGATCTCGGTGGTCGGATCCGGCTGAACTCGGCCGTGCAGACGGTGCGACCGGACGGCGAGGGTGTGGTCGTCGACTACCACGACGGTGACCGACCCGTGCGGCTGCGGGCCAAACGCGCGATCGTGACCGCACCCGCCGATATCGCCGAGCGGATCATCCCGGACCTCCCGCAACAGCACCGGAACGCGTTCAACGACATCACCTACGGCCGGTACGTAGTCGTCGGATTCTTCACAGACGAAGCCGGGCCGCAGCGCTGGGACGACTACATCGGTGTATCGACGCCGCAACTGTCATTCCAGGCAATGTTCAACCACGCCGCGGCCATGCGGAACGGCGCCGACCGCAAGCCGGGTGGCGCGCTCGCCTGTTTCGCAGGCGGCGCTCAGGCCGACGCATTGCTCGACCTGAGCGACGACGAGATCGTGTCGCGATTCACGAAGGACCTGCTCGCAGTGTTCCCCGAGCTGGAAGGGCAACTGGGCGACGGCATCGTGCGGCGCCACCGCCGGGTCGTACCCTTCTGGGCGCCCGGACGGAAGAAATCGCTTCCGACGCTCCGTGATCCGCTCGGAAACATCTACCTCGCCGGCGACTACCAGCTCGATCTGCCGTCACTCGCCGACGCAGCCACATCGGGCGAGCGAGCGGCGAACGCCGTACTGGAAAGCCTGAGCAGGCGGTAG